From Agromyces sp. SYSU T00194, a single genomic window includes:
- a CDS encoding pyridoxal phosphate-dependent aminotransferase, with amino-acid sequence MTAQHRLSARIAAIAESATLKVDAKAKALKAEGRPVISYAAGEPDFATPEHIVEAALEAVRDPRNHRYTPAAGLPELREAVAAKTLRDSGLAVAPSQVVVTNGGKQAVYQAFQVLVDPGDEVLVPTPYWTTYPEAIGLAGGRQVDVFAGAEQGYRVTVDQLEAARTPRTKVLLFVSPSNPTGAVYSAEQVREIGEWALEHGIWVITDEIYQNLTYGPLDGDPDAAPPRATSIVEAVPELADTTILVNGVAKTYAMTGWRLGWMVGPADVIKGAANLQSHLTSNVSNISQRAAIAALTGPQEPVEQMRRAFDRRRRTIVAELSKIDGVHVPVPEGAFYVYPDVSGLLGREWGGVTPTTSLELADLILERAEVAAVPGEAFGPSGYLRLSYALGDDALLEGVQRLQRLFG; translated from the coding sequence CGCCATCGCCGAGTCCGCGACCCTCAAGGTCGACGCCAAGGCCAAGGCCCTGAAGGCCGAGGGCAGGCCCGTCATCTCGTACGCGGCGGGCGAGCCCGACTTCGCGACCCCCGAGCACATCGTGGAGGCCGCGCTCGAGGCCGTGCGCGACCCGCGCAACCACCGCTACACGCCGGCCGCGGGCCTGCCCGAGCTGCGCGAGGCCGTCGCGGCCAAGACGCTGCGCGACTCGGGCCTCGCCGTGGCGCCGAGCCAGGTCGTCGTGACCAACGGCGGCAAGCAGGCCGTCTACCAGGCCTTCCAGGTGCTCGTCGACCCGGGCGACGAGGTGCTCGTGCCGACCCCGTACTGGACCACCTACCCCGAGGCGATCGGCCTCGCCGGCGGACGTCAGGTCGACGTCTTCGCGGGGGCCGAGCAGGGCTACCGGGTCACGGTCGACCAGCTCGAGGCCGCGCGCACGCCGCGCACGAAGGTGCTGCTGTTCGTCTCGCCGTCGAACCCGACCGGCGCGGTCTACTCGGCCGAGCAGGTGCGCGAGATCGGCGAGTGGGCCCTCGAGCACGGCATCTGGGTGATCACCGACGAGATCTACCAGAACCTCACCTACGGGCCGCTCGACGGCGACCCGGATGCCGCGCCGCCGCGGGCGACCTCGATCGTCGAGGCGGTGCCCGAGCTGGCCGACACCACGATCCTGGTGAACGGCGTCGCCAAGACCTACGCGATGACCGGCTGGCGCCTCGGCTGGATGGTCGGCCCCGCCGACGTCATCAAGGGCGCGGCGAACCTGCAGTCGCACCTCACCTCGAACGTGTCGAACATCTCGCAGCGCGCCGCGATCGCCGCGCTCACCGGCCCCCAGGAGCCCGTCGAGCAGATGCGCCGCGCGTTCGACCGCCGCCGCCGCACGATCGTCGCCGAGCTGTCGAAGATCGACGGCGTGCACGTGCCCGTGCCCGAGGGGGCGTTCTACGTCTACCCCGACGTCTCGGGCCTGCTCGGCCGCGAGTGGGGCGGCGTCACGCCGACGACGTCGCTCGAGCTCGCCGACCTCATCCTCGAGCGCGCCGAGGTGGCCGCCGTGCCCGGCGAGGCGTTCGGCCCGAGCGGGTACCTGCGCCTCAGCTACGCGCTGGGCGACGACGCGCTCCTCGAGGGCGTGCAGCGACTGCAGCGCCTGTTCGGGTAG